From Pirellulales bacterium:
GGCAAAGGCGATAAAGTGGGCCACGCGCGAGGCCTCGACTTTCAGATCATCGGCCAGCGCCACCCCCGCACCGCTGACGCAGGCGACGAGCGCCCAGACCGTGCCGATTCGAGCGAAGTACGCGACCATGATGCCTAACCCATCGTAAGAAGAGACGCCCGCGACCGTTTTTTCCGATCGCGGCGCTCCATTTACGTTGGACGGCGGGGCGAAGTCAAGTTTCGAGTCCGAATCGCGCGTTGATCGGTCGCTGATACTCGGCGATGCGACCTTCGAGCACGTCGGCCACCGCGACGCGGCTTCCCAATTTGTCCGACTCGAGCAGGGCAAACGTCGCCGCCAGATCGGCCAGGCCTTCGCGGCCACTGGCGCGTGGCGGACGTCGATTGGCGATTGCAGCAAGCCAATCGAGCTGGTTCAGGGCGAAGGGATCGGTGATTCCCCGCGGAAAATCGCGCTCGCGCTGCTCGGCGGAAGCCTCGGACTCGTACAGCGCGGCGAGCGAGGCCGTACGCCCGCCGTCGAACGTGACCTCGCCGCCGGTGATGCGGCCTTGGCTGCCGTAGAAAACACTTCCGGCTCCCAAGACGGTGGGGGCGCCGTGTCCGCCCCAACTCGCCACCAGGCTCCCCTGCGTCCCTCGAACGGTTTCGAACTGCGCAAACACCGTATCGTCGGCATCGCAGTCGATCTGCTCGACGACCGCCCCCTGCACGTCGCGTCGCACGCGGCGCGGTTCGAGGATCGCCGTCCGCGCCGAGACCGAGGCGATCTCCCCCGCCACGAGCCGGAACTGATCGAAGAAATGGACCCCCAGGTCGAGCGTGATGCCCCCCCCTTCGGCCAGCAGGTGCCGCCACGGCGTCTCGGCGACGATCAAGTCCGGCGCCCACCACGTCGCCAGGTACCCCAGCAAGATCATCTGCAGCGAACCGTACCGGCCGCTCTGATTGAAGAACCAGTCGAGTTGCCGCGTCTCGGGCAGGAAGCGAAAGTTCTCGACAATGCCAAAAGACAAACCGCGGCGATCGGCCTCCTCGCACATGGCCCGGGCAGCCGCGACGCTCACTGCCAACGGCTTTTGCGACAGCAGGTGCTTGTTTGCGCCGAAGGCGGTCGCCGCCACCTGGTGGTGCAAGGCATGGGTCGTGAAGTCGTTCACGGCGTCGATCGGCGCCTCGGCGATCATCTGCCGGTAGTCGGTGTAGATCTCCACCTCGACGCCGTCCTGGAAATCGGAGAGATACTCGTCGCCGATCGACAACGGATCGCCCGCGATGTGGCTCACCGCGGGGCGCTGCGCCGGACCATGCCCACGGCGCACGTACATCTGGGCATCTTCGGGGCGCCGGGCGCAGAGTGCGGTGATACGAAAGTCGTCGAAGCCCGCCTCGCGCAACAGGCGATAACCGCGCAGATGCGCGGCCAGGATCCGGCCACAGCCAACGATGCCGATGCGAATCATGCCAGCGCGTCCCGTTTCCACAAGCCAGTCAGGGCTCGCTAACCTACCGGCACGCTGCGTCGAGGGAAAGTAAGAACACGCCTGCGCCAGTCGCACGACGAGGCCGCGCCCCCTCGCCCCGAGGCAATGGGCCGCTCCCCCCGGCGCGAACTCCCGCCAGGTAGTGGGGTCGGGTCGTAGCGGCTCGAACGGTCGTTCAACCAATCGTCTCGCGCCCGGCCGATGGGACCGATTTCCGGCCCTTGTTCGACACCCCGCGCCCCCGCCAGAACCTAGATTT
This genomic window contains:
- a CDS encoding Gfo/Idh/MocA family oxidoreductase — its product is MIRIGIVGCGRILAAHLRGYRLLREAGFDDFRITALCARRPEDAQMYVRRGHGPAQRPAVSHIAGDPLSIGDEYLSDFQDGVEVEIYTDYRQMIAEAPIDAVNDFTTHALHHQVAATAFGANKHLLSQKPLAVSVAAARAMCEEADRRGLSFGIVENFRFLPETRQLDWFFNQSGRYGSLQMILLGYLATWWAPDLIVAETPWRHLLAEGGGITLDLGVHFFDQFRLVAGEIASVSARTAILEPRRVRRDVQGAVVEQIDCDADDTVFAQFETVRGTQGSLVASWGGHGAPTVLGAGSVFYGSQGRITGGEVTFDGGRTASLAALYESEASAEQRERDFPRGITDPFALNQLDWLAAIANRRPPRASGREGLADLAATFALLESDKLGSRVAVADVLEGRIAEYQRPINARFGLET